One Candidatus Ornithobacterium hominis genomic region harbors:
- the rplL gene encoding 50S ribosomal protein L7/L12 has product MAELKELAEQLVNLTVKEVNELADILKEEYGIEPAAAAVAVAGPVAGGEAGGEEEKSEFDVILKSAGASKLAVVKLVKELTGKGLKDAKDLVDGVPATLKEGVSKEEAEALAKQLEEAGAEVELK; this is encoded by the coding sequence ATGGCAGAATTAAAAGAATTAGCAGAACAGTTGGTAAATTTAACTGTAAAAGAGGTAAATGAATTAGCAGATATTTTAAAAGAAGAGTATGGTATTGAGCCAGCTGCTGCTGCAGTAGCTGTAGCAGGACCAGTTGCTGGAGGAGAAGCAGGAGGAGAGGAAGAGAAATCAGAATTTGATGTTATCCTAAAGTCTGCAGGAGCTTCTAAATTAGCTGTTGTGAAATTAGTTAAAGAATTGACTGGTAAAGGATTAAAAGATGCTAAGGATTTAGTAGATGGTGTTCCTGCAACATTGAAAGAAGGTGTTTCAAAAGAAGAAGCAGAAGCTTTGGCTAAACAATTAGAAGAAGCAGGTGCTGAGGTTGAATTGAAATAA
- the rpoB gene encoding DNA-directed RNA polymerase subunit beta, with the protein MSTLAKKEHKRNNFSSTKNIADFPDFLDIQLKSFEDFFQLETRPDQRKNEGLFKTFAENFPISDTRNQFVLEFLDYFVDSPRYSIQECIERGLTYSVPLKARLKLYCTDPEHEDFETVVQDVYLGTIPYMTPSGSFVINGAERVIVSQLHRSPGVFFGQSYHANGTKLYSSRIIPFKGSWIEFATDINSVMYAYIDRKKKLPLTTLLRAIGYERDKDILEIFDLAEEIKANKSNLNKVLGRTLAARVLNTWHEDFVDEDTGEVVSIERNEIVLDRETILEKEHIEEILDSGVKTILLHKEDNKASDYAIILNTLQKDPTNTEKEAVEYIYRQLRNAEPPDEETARGIIDKLFFSDTRYSLGEVGRYRLNKKLGLNISEEIQVLTKEDIISIVKHLIELVNSKAEVDDIDHLSNRRVRTVGEQMANQFGVGLNRMARTIRERMNVRDNEVFTPIDLINAKTLSSVINSFFGTNQLSQFMDQTNPLSEVTHKRRLSALGPGGLSRERAGFEVRDVHYTHYGRLCPIETPEGPNIGLISSLCVYSKVNNMGFLETPYRRVEDGKVNLKEAPVYLTAEEEEDQIIAQANAKLNDDGNFVNDRVIAREDGDFPVVEPNRVNLMDVAPNQIASISASLIPFLEHDDANRALMGSNMMRQAVPLLKPQSPIVGTGLEGSVAKDSRILMNAEGNGVVKYVDAQKITIDYERSEEEEAVSFDSSEKTYELIKFRKTNQGTCINLKPIVKVGDKVVKGQVLCEGYATEEGELALGRNLLVSFMPWKGYNFEDAIVISEKVVREDWFTSIHIDEYSMDVRDTKLGMEELTNDIPNVSEDATKDLDENGLIRIGAEVKPGDILIGKITPKGESDPTPEEKLLRAIFGDKAGDVKDASLKANPSLRGVVIDKKLFARSIKDKNKRAKDKVTIEKLDKSFQKNFDELRDVLLEKLYKLLNGKTSQGIFNDLNEEVIPKGAKFTQKLLSSVDDYLNLTGGTWTTDEDLNELVKQLLHNYKIKNNDLQGVLNRERFTISVGDELPAGIIKLAKIYIAKKRKLKVGDKMAGRHGNKGIVARIVRDEDMPFLEDGTPVDIVLNPLGVPSRMNIGQIFETVLGWAGKKLGEKYATPIFDGAHIDEINELTDKAGIPRYGTTYLYDGGTGERFAQKATVGVIYMLKLGHMVDDKMHARSIGPYSLITQQPLGGKAQFGGQRFGEMEVWALEAYGASNILREILTVKSDDVIGRAKTYESIVKGDAMPEPGIPESFNVLLHELQGLGLDIDLLQSENQ; encoded by the coding sequence ATGAGTACATTGGCAAAGAAAGAGCATAAAAGAAATAATTTTTCATCAACAAAGAATATTGCTGATTTTCCTGATTTTCTTGACATTCAATTAAAGTCTTTTGAAGATTTTTTCCAGCTAGAAACGCGTCCTGATCAAAGAAAAAATGAAGGCTTATTTAAAACTTTTGCGGAAAATTTCCCTATAAGTGATACAAGAAATCAGTTTGTTTTAGAATTTCTTGATTACTTTGTTGATTCCCCTAGATATTCTATACAAGAATGTATCGAAAGAGGTTTAACCTATAGTGTCCCCTTAAAAGCACGATTAAAACTTTATTGTACAGATCCTGAACACGAAGATTTTGAAACAGTGGTTCAAGATGTTTATTTAGGTACAATACCTTATATGACACCGAGTGGTTCTTTTGTGATTAACGGAGCAGAAAGAGTTATTGTTTCTCAATTACACAGATCTCCAGGTGTATTTTTTGGTCAATCTTATCACGCCAATGGAACTAAATTATACTCTTCTAGAATTATTCCATTTAAGGGATCTTGGATTGAATTTGCTACAGATATTAATTCTGTAATGTATGCTTATATTGATAGAAAAAAGAAATTGCCTTTAACGACTTTGTTGAGAGCAATTGGTTATGAAAGAGATAAAGATATTTTAGAAATTTTTGATTTAGCTGAAGAAATTAAAGCTAACAAATCTAACTTAAATAAAGTCCTTGGACGAACACTAGCGGCAAGAGTTTTAAATACATGGCATGAAGATTTTGTAGATGAAGACACAGGCGAGGTTGTTTCAATTGAAAGAAATGAAATAGTTTTAGATCGGGAAACTATTCTTGAAAAAGAACACATCGAAGAAATTTTAGATTCAGGTGTGAAAACAATTTTGTTGCATAAAGAAGATAATAAAGCTTCTGATTATGCTATTATTTTAAATACGCTACAAAAAGACCCCACTAATACAGAAAAAGAAGCGGTAGAATATATTTATCGTCAACTAAGAAATGCTGAACCACCAGATGAAGAGACAGCAAGAGGAATTATAGATAAACTATTTTTTTCTGACACTCGCTATAGTTTAGGTGAAGTAGGGCGCTATCGGTTAAATAAAAAATTAGGACTTAATATTTCAGAAGAAATTCAGGTTTTAACGAAAGAAGATATTATCTCTATTGTTAAACATTTGATAGAATTAGTGAATTCAAAAGCTGAGGTGGATGATATTGACCACTTGTCAAACCGTCGAGTTAGAACCGTAGGTGAGCAAATGGCAAATCAGTTTGGTGTAGGTTTAAATCGTATGGCAAGAACCATTCGAGAAAGAATGAACGTAAGAGACAATGAAGTCTTTACACCAATTGATCTTATTAATGCTAAGACTTTATCTTCTGTTATCAATTCATTTTTTGGGACAAACCAACTTTCTCAGTTCATGGATCAAACAAATCCATTATCTGAAGTAACTCATAAGCGTAGACTCTCAGCTTTAGGGCCAGGAGGTTTGTCGAGAGAGAGAGCAGGGTTTGAAGTACGAGATGTTCATTATACACACTATGGTAGACTTTGTCCTATCGAGACACCTGAGGGACCAAACATCGGTTTGATTTCCTCTCTTTGTGTTTATTCTAAAGTCAACAATATGGGATTTTTGGAGACACCTTATAGAAGAGTTGAAGATGGAAAAGTTAATCTAAAAGAAGCTCCTGTTTATTTAACTGCAGAAGAAGAAGAAGATCAAATTATAGCCCAAGCAAATGCTAAATTAAATGATGATGGTAACTTCGTAAATGATAGGGTTATTGCAAGAGAAGATGGAGATTTTCCAGTAGTAGAACCTAATCGTGTTAATTTGATGGATGTTGCTCCCAATCAAATTGCTTCGATTTCAGCTTCTTTGATTCCATTTTTGGAACATGATGATGCCAACCGTGCGTTGATGGGGTCGAACATGATGCGTCAAGCTGTTCCTTTGTTGAAACCCCAGTCTCCTATTGTGGGTACAGGACTAGAAGGTTCTGTGGCGAAGGACTCTAGAATTTTGATGAATGCTGAGGGAAATGGCGTAGTAAAGTATGTCGATGCACAAAAAATTACGATTGACTATGAAAGATCTGAAGAAGAAGAAGCCGTAAGCTTTGATTCTTCAGAAAAAACATATGAGTTAATTAAATTTAGAAAAACAAACCAAGGTACTTGTATTAACTTAAAACCTATTGTGAAAGTAGGGGATAAGGTAGTAAAAGGACAAGTTTTATGTGAAGGCTATGCGACGGAAGAAGGTGAATTAGCTTTAGGAAGAAACTTATTGGTTTCCTTCATGCCTTGGAAAGGATATAACTTTGAGGATGCGATTGTAATCTCAGAAAAAGTTGTAAGAGAAGACTGGTTTACTTCTATTCATATCGATGAATATTCAATGGATGTTCGTGATACTAAATTAGGTATGGAGGAATTAACTAACGATATTCCAAATGTTTCTGAAGATGCAACCAAAGATTTAGATGAAAACGGTTTAATCAGAATCGGTGCAGAGGTAAAGCCTGGAGATATTCTTATCGGTAAAATTACTCCTAAAGGAGAATCAGACCCAACGCCAGAAGAAAAATTATTGAGAGCAATTTTCGGAGATAAGGCAGGCGATGTGAAAGATGCTTCGCTCAAGGCTAATCCGTCATTGAGAGGGGTGGTAATTGATAAAAAATTATTTGCAAGAAGTATAAAAGATAAAAATAAACGCGCAAAAGATAAAGTTACCATTGAGAAATTAGATAAGAGTTTCCAGAAAAATTTTGATGAATTAAGAGATGTTTTGCTCGAAAAATTATATAAACTTTTAAATGGGAAAACTTCACAAGGAATATTTAATGACTTAAATGAAGAAGTGATTCCTAAGGGAGCTAAATTCACACAGAAATTATTATCAAGCGTGGATGACTATTTGAATTTAACAGGAGGAACTTGGACGACGGATGAAGATTTAAATGAACTTGTAAAGCAATTATTGCACAATTATAAAATTAAAAATAATGATTTGCAAGGAGTATTAAATCGAGAGAGATTTACCATTTCTGTAGGAGATGAATTACCAGCTGGTATTATAAAGCTTGCAAAAATTTACATTGCTAAAAAACGTAAATTAAAAGTGGGTGATAAAATGGCAGGACGCCATGGTAACAAAGGTATCGTTGCTCGAATCGTAAGAGATGAAGATATGCCGTTCTTAGAAGATGGAACGCCAGTAGATATAGTATTAAATCCATTGGGGGTACCTTCTCGCATGAATATTGGGCAGATTTTTGAGACCGTACTAGGATGGGCTGGTAAAAAATTGGGAGAAAAATATGCAACACCTATTTTTGATGGAGCTCACATTGATGAAATTAATGAACTCACAGACAAAGCAGGTATTCCACGATACGGAACAACTTATTTGTATGACGGTGGAACTGGAGAAAGATTTGCCCAAAAAGCTACCGTAGGAGTTATTTATATGTTGAAATTAGGACATATGGTTGATGATAAAATGCACGCAAGATCTATCGGGCCATATTCATTGATTACACAGCAACCATTAGGTGGTAAAGCACAGTTTGGTGGGCAAAGATTTGGTGAAATGGAGGTTTGGGCTTTAGAAGCTTATGGAGCATCCAATATTCTTCGAGAAATTTTGACTGTTAAATCAGATGATGTTATTGGTCGTGCAAAAACTTACGAATCAATCGTGAAGGGGGATGCGATGCCAGAACCAGGTATTCCAGAATCTTTCAATGTATTATTGCATGAGCTGCAAGGTCTTGGATTGGATATTGATTTACTTCAATCTGAAAATCAATAA